The proteins below come from a single Chryseobacterium nepalense genomic window:
- a CDS encoding S8 family serine peptidase — MKKYTLCGWLILASFIAKAQTQEERREIASHSDQIANQLLLKSLNTEEYQRKIRIEQYLQQNPNVKKIIKFGDMGIQELMDVLPNGEKIYAWTTNSGAAYTARANQLYSGGSLGINIQGQNMTAAIWDGGNVRNTHQEFMVGTNSKITLVDGTNFQEHPTHVAGTICAQGINPDVRGLAFNASLLSHDWTNDLAEMLDQASSGLLVSNHSYGIGQLSSLWFYGAYDSRARQIDNICFNNPYYLPVVSAGNDRNSTTAPGSIQINSKEGYDMIFGHGNAKNIITVAAVNQVLNYVNPSNVLMSPFSSYGPSDDGRIKPDISMKGVNVLSTLSTSDTAIGYMSGTSMASPGVTGVVVLLQQYYNQLYGNFMRSATVKGLILHTADEAGTTIGPDYRFGWGLINAQKSAIAIRDKNSSTNSKSVIEELTLNNNATYTKTITASGTSPLKISICWTDPQAPVSNNGDVDPTTKYLVNDLDIKVTQNGVDYYPWKLQGMSSPSLPATNTGTNNVDNFERVDINNPSGTYTITITHKGNLFGNNQKFSLIATSDNLGTLSTSEAIKANDSKVDFYPNPAKNYIQINEKDKDLLINVYDASGKLVITSKLVDNRIDISHLTKGNYIANFINKKGEIKSFKFIKE, encoded by the coding sequence ATGAAAAAATATACTCTTTGTGGATGGTTAATTCTCGCCTCTTTCATTGCTAAGGCTCAAACACAGGAAGAAAGAAGAGAAATTGCCAGCCATTCTGACCAGATTGCTAATCAGTTACTTCTAAAATCGTTAAATACTGAAGAATATCAACGTAAGATTAGAATAGAACAATATCTACAGCAAAATCCAAATGTTAAAAAAATAATAAAGTTTGGAGATATGGGAATACAGGAATTAATGGATGTATTGCCTAATGGAGAAAAAATATATGCATGGACTACTAATTCAGGTGCTGCTTACACTGCAAGGGCAAATCAGTTATATAGCGGCGGGAGCCTCGGCATAAACATTCAGGGTCAAAATATGACTGCTGCTATTTGGGATGGAGGCAATGTGCGGAATACACACCAGGAGTTTATGGTGGGAACAAACAGCAAAATAACATTAGTGGATGGTACTAATTTTCAAGAGCACCCAACGCATGTTGCCGGTACGATTTGCGCCCAGGGAATAAATCCTGATGTAAGAGGTCTTGCATTTAACGCCTCTTTATTATCACACGATTGGACAAATGATTTAGCCGAAATGTTAGATCAGGCATCTTCAGGATTACTAGTTTCCAATCATTCCTACGGAATAGGACAATTAAGCAGTTTATGGTTCTATGGAGCCTACGATTCCAGAGCTCGTCAAATTGATAATATATGTTTTAACAATCCATATTATCTTCCAGTTGTTTCAGCTGGTAATGACCGTAATTCGACTACAGCGCCAGGATCAATTCAAATAAACAGCAAAGAAGGATATGATATGATTTTTGGTCATGGGAATGCAAAAAATATTATTACTGTTGCAGCCGTAAATCAGGTTTTAAATTATGTCAATCCGTCTAACGTGTTAATGTCTCCATTTAGTAGCTATGGCCCGTCTGACGATGGTAGAATTAAACCAGATATTTCAATGAAAGGAGTAAATGTCTTATCTACCTTATCTACTTCTGATACTGCTATCGGGTATATGTCAGGAACCTCAATGGCATCACCTGGAGTTACCGGTGTAGTTGTTCTGCTACAGCAATACTACAATCAGCTTTATGGTAATTTTATGAGGTCAGCAACAGTTAAAGGATTAATTCTTCACACTGCTGATGAGGCAGGCACAACGATTGGTCCGGACTATAGATTCGGTTGGGGACTTATTAATGCACAAAAGTCTGCCATTGCAATTCGTGATAAAAACTCCAGTACAAATTCTAAGAGCGTTATAGAAGAACTTACCCTTAATAATAATGCTACTTACACCAAAACGATAACAGCCAGTGGCACAAGTCCATTAAAAATATCCATTTGCTGGACAGATCCACAGGCACCTGTTAGCAATAATGGAGATGTAGATCCAACTACTAAATATTTAGTGAATGATCTTGACATTAAGGTAACTCAAAATGGCGTTGATTACTATCCATGGAAACTTCAGGGCATGTCTAGTCCATCGCTACCTGCTACCAACACTGGGACAAATAATGTTGATAATTTTGAAAGAGTAGATATTAATAATCCCTCCGGAACATATACAATTACTATTACACATAAAGGAAATCTATTTGGGAATAACCAAAAGTTCAGTTTAATCGCAACATCTGATAATCTGGGCACACTTTCTACTTCCGAAGCTATTAAAGCTAATGACAGCAAAGTTGATTTTTACCCTAATCCTGCGAAGAATTACATTCAGATTAACGAGAAAGATAAAGATTTGTTAATTAATGTTTATGATGCTTCAGGAAAATTAGTAATAACTTCTAAGCTAGTTGATAACAGAATTGATATCAGTCATTTAACTAAAGGAAACTATATAGCAAATTTCATTAATAAAAAAGGAGAAATTAAAAGCTTCAAATTTATTAAAGAATAA
- a CDS encoding SusC/RagA family TonB-linked outer membrane protein translates to MNVKLSVLTAGVLFFTGQLAFAQDSTKTQPVKEQKIEEVVVLGYSKTITKKNSAVASNTVADVFLENRPTTNVLTTLQGAAPGVLMNGGSGSPGSAKFSLLIRGTSSINGNTDALIVIDDVPSNASEYRNLNPNDIESMTVLKDAAATAIYGNRGANGVVVIRTKRGRFNSGFKVSYTGMTGMSLRPLDKYRLANTSQYLDIMRDYGLGPGTSSYDTALAGQAAGIDTDWKNVFFKPELYQSHDVAISAGGSTVNSYTSFGYMEQGGAVPTTDFKRFTVRSNIQAKSKDEKLTVNSQIGLAFSRRNELFEETSTAIRNNSVQNPLLGVLQGLPYLAPGVYANGTDLFNTIGTNFNNGNNIYVLENLLTKGNLPNFVDQVSITGNLGASYSITKNFSLNNKLGVDYRQGDRISGRAPWSYLAQATRGANTYTGNETQTTTRDLSINNVVSVGYNGQSGEHTLDATASLEYNKVYYRTTTRNQNGLDPRTYVPGSGTGYVPFDGTNYLPTVGASRITAGTLGYFLTTNYDYAGKYGFSGTIRRDASYRFIGDNQWATYWSVAGRWNIDKESFMEGSTFSNLKLRASYGTNGNQNILAGNPGANPLLTASTIVRDQYTTPTGYGNVLGSGFGYGNPTVQWEDVAQANIGLDFTLLNNKLEGTLDVYNKVTTNLFSSIPVSGVSGTYSVSGNNGKMTNKGIELGLRYNVINKNDIRFSIFANGSYNDNKINDYTINGDPEPGTTTTIAGRQLFEWFVYKYAGVNKSNGNLLFYTKDGGVTEKPDVSDAQYLEVSTVPKYAGSFGFESSYKGFFFDALFTFQKGVKKFDNALYWLANPVGLGSNAVGSGNLSTDLLDAWNPQNPNSDTPSLRATNWDYTADSDYFVKDASFLKIRSATIGYQLNKEMLRNMPITGLRIYVQAENIFTWTKWRGFDPEPLVGSSLSIYPNPRMYTLGVKVDF, encoded by the coding sequence ATGAATGTTAAATTAAGTGTGCTAACGGCGGGCGTGCTGTTCTTCACTGGACAATTGGCTTTTGCTCAGGATTCTACCAAGACCCAGCCGGTTAAGGAGCAAAAGATCGAAGAGGTTGTTGTACTAGGTTATTCTAAAACTATTACAAAAAAGAACTCAGCAGTTGCGTCAAATACGGTAGCAGATGTGTTTCTTGAAAATAGACCAACTACCAATGTATTAACGACATTACAGGGAGCTGCTCCGGGTGTATTAATGAATGGTGGATCAGGTAGCCCGGGATCTGCTAAATTCAGCTTGCTTATTAGGGGAACAAGTTCAATTAATGGTAATACTGATGCATTAATTGTTATTGATGATGTACCTTCAAATGCTTCTGAATACAGAAACTTGAATCCAAACGATATTGAGTCGATGACTGTTCTTAAGGATGCTGCAGCAACTGCGATCTATGGTAACAGAGGAGCAAATGGTGTTGTTGTTATCAGAACGAAGAGAGGAAGATTTAATAGTGGTTTTAAAGTTTCATATACTGGTATGACAGGTATGTCCCTAAGACCATTGGATAAATACAGACTTGCTAATACTAGTCAGTACTTAGATATTATGAGAGATTATGGTTTAGGCCCAGGTACGTCTTCTTATGATACAGCATTGGCTGGTCAGGCAGCTGGAATTGATACAGACTGGAAAAATGTATTTTTTAAGCCGGAATTGTATCAGTCTCACGATGTGGCTATTTCGGCAGGTGGAAGTACTGTTAATTCATATACCTCTTTTGGATATATGGAGCAAGGTGGAGCTGTTCCAACAACCGATTTCAAAAGATTTACTGTTAGATCAAATATTCAAGCTAAATCAAAAGATGAAAAGTTAACAGTAAATTCTCAGATTGGTCTTGCTTTTTCTAGAAGAAATGAATTGTTTGAGGAAACCAGTACGGCAATTAGAAACAACTCTGTGCAAAACCCACTTTTAGGAGTTTTACAAGGTTTGCCATATCTAGCTCCTGGTGTTTACGCTAACGGGACAGATTTATTTAATACAATTGGTACAAACTTTAATAATGGAAACAATATTTATGTACTGGAAAATTTATTAACTAAAGGGAATCTTCCTAACTTTGTTGACCAAGTTTCAATCACGGGCAACTTAGGAGCATCTTACAGTATCACCAAGAATTTTAGCTTAAATAACAAATTGGGTGTTGATTACAGACAAGGGGATAGAATCTCTGGTCGTGCGCCATGGTCTTATTTGGCTCAGGCAACCAGAGGAGCTAACACTTATACTGGTAATGAAACACAGACTACAACAAGGGATTTAAGTATCAATAACGTAGTATCTGTAGGATATAACGGTCAGTCTGGTGAACATACTTTAGATGCTACGGCAAGTTTAGAGTATAACAAAGTTTATTACAGAACGACTACCAGAAATCAAAATGGTCTTGACCCAAGAACATATGTTCCTGGATCTGGTACTGGTTATGTGCCATTTGATGGTACTAACTACTTGCCAACGGTGGGTGCATCAAGAATTACTGCCGGTACTTTAGGATACTTTTTAACCACAAATTATGATTATGCAGGTAAATATGGTTTTAGTGGGACAATAAGAAGAGATGCAAGTTATAGATTTATCGGAGATAATCAATGGGCTACTTATTGGTCTGTAGCGGGGAGATGGAATATTGATAAAGAATCTTTCATGGAAGGATCTACTTTTAGTAACTTGAAACTTAGAGCTTCTTACGGTACTAATGGTAACCAAAATATCCTTGCCGGTAATCCAGGAGCTAATCCATTACTTACTGCAAGTACTATTGTAAGAGATCAGTATACGACACCGACTGGTTACGGGAACGTATTAGGTTCAGGTTTCGGATATGGTAATCCTACGGTACAGTGGGAAGATGTGGCGCAGGCAAATATCGGGTTAGATTTCACCTTATTGAATAATAAATTAGAAGGAACTCTTGATGTCTACAACAAAGTAACAACAAACTTATTCAGTTCTATTCCTGTTTCAGGGGTGTCAGGAACTTATTCCGTGTCAGGGAATAACGGGAAAATGACGAATAAGGGTATTGAATTGGGATTGCGTTATAATGTTATTAATAAGAATGATATAAGATTTAGCATATTCGCAAATGGTTCTTATAATGATAACAAAATTAATGATTATACAATTAATGGTGATCCGGAACCGGGAACTACAACTACTATTGCAGGACGTCAGTTATTCGAATGGTTTGTATACAAATATGCAGGTGTTAACAAGAGTAATGGTAATCTTTTGTTTTACACGAAAGATGGCGGTGTTACAGAAAAACCAGATGTTAGTGACGCTCAGTATTTAGAAGTTAGTACTGTTCCTAAGTATGCAGGAAGTTTTGGCTTTGAATCATCGTACAAAGGTTTCTTCTTTGACGCTTTATTTACATTCCAAAAAGGTGTGAAAAAATTTGATAACGCATTGTATTGGTTAGCAAATCCAGTTGGATTAGGATCTAATGCAGTAGGTTCAGGTAACTTATCAACAGACTTGTTAGATGCATGGAATCCTCAAAACCCAAATAGTGATACTCCAAGCCTAAGAGCTACCAATTGGGATTATACAGCGGATTCAGATTATTTCGTAAAAGATGCATCTTTCCTTAAGATAAGATCTGCAACAATTGGATATCAATTGAACAAAGAAATGTTAAGAAATATGCCTATTACGGGTCTTAGGATATATGTTCAGGCTGAAAACATTTTTACATGGACAAAATGGAGAGGTTTCGATCCTGAACCTTTGGTTGGGTCGAGTTTAAGTATTTATCCGAATCCAAGGATGTATACATTAGGAGTAAAAGTTGATTTTTAA
- a CDS encoding RagB/SusD family nutrient uptake outer membrane protein, whose product MKKIFYILSVFLVMTSCSDALDIVQDGEINDQATAFQTVNDMKLFLNGSVYTSVDPLNEISFTSIFTDEVGYGPAGVSTTDIQTHRWVLNSTTGDVAGIWASNYNIINKVNILLNGSKLINYNNLNASDKALYTAILVHARAIRAYAYTTLESYFSTDMKDPNALGVMLSTEPADILNTKLPRVKNSEVFALIESDLQYALTNFSTTSVSAGGSLLLAQHYLQKPAIHAIAARYYNYRGDNTNAKLNATTAITTSGLTLQPASTGTGYVTMWQDTTRGEILWSLSRPNSAVGSWSNIAGLFTTNSTDINGSVNFDMSRKLYSLINNQIPGDDIRKDAFVDPSSVFDNFYPNGPNPREDDVIVINKYPGKTPANVPATTQLRNDIKMFRLSEMYFILAEVAVREGDLATAATRIRTIRGNRSKGGLAATITYTSPQQAYADILLERRRELCFEGHRYLDLKRMGVAAGVGIDRDKYDDDNQTLPLTLPASDYRFTSLPIPLDEINANPNVQQNPGYN is encoded by the coding sequence ATGAAAAAAATATTTTATATACTATCAGTATTTTTAGTAATGACATCGTGTAGTGATGCGCTAGATATCGTTCAGGATGGTGAAATAAATGATCAAGCAACAGCGTTTCAGACTGTTAATGATATGAAGTTGTTTCTGAATGGAAGCGTATATACTTCTGTTGATCCGTTGAATGAGATATCATTCACATCAATTTTTACTGATGAGGTAGGATATGGTCCTGCTGGGGTTAGTACCACAGATATCCAGACACATAGATGGGTTTTAAACTCAACTACTGGAGATGTTGCCGGAATTTGGGCGAGCAATTATAATATCATCAATAAAGTGAATATTCTTTTAAATGGTAGTAAATTGATCAATTATAACAATCTTAATGCAAGTGATAAAGCATTATATACTGCTATTTTAGTTCATGCCAGAGCAATCAGAGCGTATGCGTACACAACTTTAGAGTCTTACTTCTCTACGGATATGAAAGATCCAAATGCTTTAGGAGTAATGTTAAGTACTGAACCGGCTGATATATTGAATACAAAATTACCGAGAGTAAAAAATTCAGAGGTTTTTGCTTTAATTGAATCAGATCTGCAGTATGCGCTTACCAATTTTTCTACTACAAGTGTATCAGCAGGTGGATCATTACTGTTAGCACAGCATTATTTGCAAAAACCTGCTATCCATGCTATAGCAGCAAGATATTATAACTATAGAGGTGATAATACCAATGCAAAGCTAAATGCAACAACAGCAATTACTACCAGTGGTTTAACACTTCAGCCTGCTAGCACAGGAACTGGTTACGTTACAATGTGGCAGGACACTACTAGAGGTGAAATTTTATGGTCTCTATCCAGACCTAATAGTGCTGTAGGTTCATGGTCAAACATTGCAGGTTTATTTACAACCAACTCTACAGATATTAACGGATCGGTAAATTTTGATATGAGTAGAAAACTCTATTCCTTAATCAACAACCAAATTCCGGGAGATGATATTAGAAAGGACGCTTTTGTTGATCCATCATCTGTATTTGATAATTTTTATCCTAATGGACCAAATCCTAGAGAGGATGATGTGATTGTCATTAACAAGTATCCGGGGAAAACCCCTGCTAACGTTCCTGCAACAACTCAATTGAGAAATGATATCAAGATGTTCAGATTATCTGAAATGTATTTCATCTTAGCTGAGGTTGCTGTTCGTGAAGGTGATCTGGCGACTGCTGCTACTAGAATCAGAACAATTAGAGGAAATAGATCTAAAGGTGGCTTAGCTGCAACAATTACTTATACTTCTCCTCAGCAGGCTTATGCTGATATTCTTTTAGAAAGAAGAAGAGAGCTTTGTTTTGAAGGACACCGTTATTTAGATTTAAAAAGAATGGGTGTAGCTGCAGGTGTAGGTATAGACAGAGATAAGTATGATGATGATAATCAGACATTACCATTAACGCTGCCTGCTAGTGATTACAGATTCACATCACTTCCTATTCCGTTGGATGAGATTAATGCTAATCCTAATGTTCAACAAAACCCTGGTTATAATTAA
- a CDS encoding DUF4843 domain-containing protein, whose product MKKIAFLILASFIFLLNSCKDEAEVYDGQPFLHFNKGTSGEAVVRQNTGSTTVTIDFGTIQALSGAAQVKLVVDNTVSTAVQGTDFQILNPEVTVNAGQIGGQFQVKLLEATATVEPKVIVFKLQSSSIANATFDQTYILRYTKACEFSITPFSGNYTVVTDTWADYEPGDTVVLQQGPLPNQFKILASNNPYITNFSTAYMLVTVNTDGSIAVASNEPFNYGGSTGTLNITGSGTVNFCTGAININDLDFQGAAGSALNNQFVLIKN is encoded by the coding sequence ATGAAAAAAATTGCATTTTTAATATTGGCCTCTTTTATCTTCCTGCTTAACAGTTGTAAAGATGAGGCAGAGGTATATGATGGTCAGCCCTTCCTGCATTTCAATAAGGGTACAAGCGGTGAAGCTGTTGTGAGACAAAATACTGGATCGACAACTGTTACTATCGATTTTGGTACGATTCAGGCATTATCAGGTGCAGCTCAAGTGAAGCTGGTAGTAGATAATACAGTTTCTACAGCCGTTCAAGGAACAGATTTTCAGATTTTGAATCCTGAAGTTACAGTAAACGCAGGTCAGATTGGAGGTCAGTTTCAGGTTAAGCTTCTTGAAGCAACTGCAACTGTTGAGCCTAAAGTAATTGTATTTAAATTGCAGTCTTCATCAATTGCGAATGCTACTTTCGACCAGACTTATATCTTAAGATATACTAAGGCTTGTGAATTTAGCATCACTCCTTTTTCTGGAAACTATACAGTTGTAACTGATACTTGGGCGGATTATGAACCAGGAGATACAGTGGTCTTACAACAGGGACCATTGCCTAACCAATTCAAGATATTGGCGAGCAATAACCCATATATTACAAACTTTAGTACGGCATATATGCTTGTAACTGTTAATACTGATGGAAGTATTGCAGTAGCTTCAAACGAACCGTTTAACTATGGTGGTTCAACAGGAACTCTAAATATAACTGGTAGTGGAACAGTTAATTTCTGTACTGGTGCTATAAATATCAATGATCTTGATTTTCAAGGAGCTGCCGGATCGGCACTTAATAATCAATTTGTTTTAATTAAAAATTAA
- a CDS encoding T9SS type A sorting domain-containing protein: protein MSNGATYTKTITASGASPLKVSISWTYPQSSFTNSGTVDPSTKYLVNDLDIKITKDGVNYYPWKMQGMSIPFNNVTNTGTNDADNFERIDINNPSGTYTITVTHKGTLTGGSQNFSLIATAESLSTLSVGETQQKEVTQFYPNPTKDYIYINETKSNLKVTVYDVSGKMVLNRSLTNNRLDVSSLEKGNYVASYISKKRIKSFKFIKE, encoded by the coding sequence TTGAGCAACGGCGCTACCTATACAAAAACAATTACCGCAAGCGGTGCATCTCCTTTGAAGGTTTCAATTTCCTGGACATATCCTCAGTCTTCATTTACGAATTCCGGGACTGTAGACCCATCTACCAAATACCTGGTAAATGATCTGGATATAAAAATCACAAAAGATGGTGTAAATTACTATCCATGGAAAATGCAGGGTATGTCTATACCATTCAATAATGTAACGAATACAGGAACTAATGATGCGGATAATTTTGAAAGAATAGACATTAACAATCCTTCAGGAACATATACAATAACTGTTACCCATAAAGGAACATTAACTGGGGGCAGTCAGAACTTTTCTCTAATAGCAACAGCCGAGTCTTTAAGTACTTTAAGTGTAGGAGAAACTCAACAAAAAGAAGTAACACAGTTTTACCCAAATCCTACCAAGGATTATATTTATATCAATGAAACTAAAAGTAATTTGAAAGTTACGGTTTATGATGTATCAGGAAAAATGGTTTTAAATAGATCACTGACAAATAACAGACTTGACGTAAGCAGCTTAGAAAAAGGGAATTATGTTGCGAGCTATATAAGCAAAAAGAGGATAAAGAGTTTTAAATTTATTAAGGAGTAG
- a CDS encoding S8 family serine peptidase, producing MLSQASSGLLTSNHSYGFGSLSNIWFYGAYDSRAQTFDEICYNNPYYLPVVSTGNSRNDTSSPGSVQIANKGGYDLIFGHGNAKNVMTVAAVSEVSNYVDESSVTMSTFSSWGPSDDGRIKPDISMKGVGVRSTLSTSNTATGLLSGTTMASPGITGIVLLLQQYYKQLYSNYMRSATVKGLILHTADEAGYWAGPDYEYGWELVNAEKAVIAIRDKNSATSTKKRT from the coding sequence ATACTTTCACAAGCAAGCTCAGGATTATTAACATCCAATCACTCTTATGGCTTTGGTTCTTTAAGCAATATATGGTTTTACGGTGCCTACGACTCGAGGGCACAAACATTTGATGAGATCTGTTACAATAATCCGTATTACTTACCGGTAGTTTCAACTGGTAATAGCAGAAATGACACCTCCTCTCCAGGATCTGTTCAAATTGCCAACAAAGGAGGATATGATTTAATCTTCGGGCATGGAAATGCAAAGAATGTAATGACTGTTGCCGCTGTGAGTGAAGTTTCTAATTATGTTGATGAATCTAGTGTAACGATGTCTACCTTCAGCAGCTGGGGACCATCGGACGACGGTAGAATAAAACCGGATATTTCTATGAAGGGTGTAGGTGTAAGGTCTACACTAAGCACCTCTAATACAGCTACAGGTCTTTTATCCGGAACAACTATGGCATCTCCCGGAATTACAGGAATTGTTTTACTATTGCAACAGTATTACAAGCAACTTTATTCCAACTATATGAGATCTGCTACTGTAAAAGGATTAATATTACACACAGCAGATGAAGCGGGATATTGGGCTGGCCCGGACTACGAATATGGATGGGAATTGGTAAATGCAGAAAAAGCCGTCATAGCTATACGAGACAAAAATTCTGCAACTTCTACAAAAAAGCGTACTTGA
- a CDS encoding S8 family serine peptidase, whose product MIAGVWDGESARTTHQEFVVNATSKLTNMDGATNIDHATHVTGTICAQGILSTVKGIAFNASVLNYDWNDDLSEYFHKQAQDY is encoded by the coding sequence ATGATTGCAGGCGTATGGGATGGCGAAAGTGCCCGGACTACACATCAGGAATTTGTGGTCAACGCAACCTCTAAGCTTACCAATATGGATGGAGCCACAAATATAGATCATGCTACCCATGTTACCGGAACTATTTGTGCACAAGGTATTCTATCAACTGTAAAAGGTATTGCATTCAACGCTTCAGTACTTAATTACGATTGGAATGATGATCTTTCTGAATACTTTCACAAGCAAGCTCAGGATTATTAA